CGAGATTGCCGAAAATAATATTAAGCCCGGGGCTTATGCCGGCCTCAAGCGTGTTTTCAACGCCCCTTATGATCTGTGCCGTAGTAAGCTGTTTCTCCATCTTTTCAAGGGCGAGGTCATCCATGGCTTCTATGCCGTAGTTGATAAAAACACATCCTGCCCTTTTCATAAGTTTCAGAACCTTCCCGGAAGCGTAATTAAGTCTTCCGTTACAGTACCAGTTTATACCGAGATTCGCCTTCAGGAATTGATCGCACAGCTCGATCGTTCTCGCTTCCGAAGACATTAAGAGTTCGTCCGAAAATGTTATATAAGTGATGCCATATCTCTCCTTGAGTATCTTTATCTCATCGATAATGCTTTGCGGCCGCCTCGGACGGAACCCTTTATCCATCCTGTAGCAAAAATTACATCTGTATGGACATCCCCGCCCCGTGATCATGGGCAGTCCGCGCTGGTTATGCCTTATATTAGGATACCGGAATAACGCGTAATAATTTATGTCGAACAACTCCCATGCCGGATGAGTTATCAGATCGAGATCTTTTATCAGCGCCCTCTCTCCGTTCGTCTGAAACTTTCCGCGCTTATTATCCATGTAGGCGATGCCTTTAACGTCTTCCCACGGGCTCTTGCTTTCAATGGCCCGGCATAATTCGACTATGGTATTTTCGCCCTCGCCTATCACCACGGCATCGGCCCCCGTCTTCTTTAAAAAATAGGCGGGCTCGGGAGACGGTCCGTGGCCTCCGATCACATAAAGGGGTCTCTTTCTCGATCTATTTATACTGTCCGATATCTTGAGCAGTTTACGATATTGATAGTAACCGCCTATCACCCCCACGCCGACCATATCATAATTATTGCCGTCAAGGTGCGCAGTAAGGTGATCTTCGGGCATATGGTATACATCCTGCTGATATATCGTGACATCATGCCCGGCCTTCCTCAGGGCAGCGGCTATATACGCCGTCCCTAAAGGGAACTGGTGCAAAAACGCGTCATTATCATAAACCACTAACAATATCTTCAAGGCTTCTCCACGAACGATATGGCGTTGGCATACGGCAATTTATTGATCCTGGTCTTCTTGTCGGCAAAGAAATCGTCTATAGCCTTATTGGCGCCCGCAAATGCGCCATAATCGTCAAGTATGA
The genomic region above belongs to Candidatus Omnitrophota bacterium and contains:
- a CDS encoding radical SAM protein, whose translation is MKILLVVYDNDAFLHQFPLGTAYIAAALRKAGHDVTIYQQDVYHMPEDHLTAHLDGNNYDMVGVGVIGGYYQYRKLLKISDSINRSRKRPLYVIGGHGPSPEPAYFLKKTGADAVVIGEGENTIVELCRAIESKSPWEDVKGIAYMDNKRGKFQTNGERALIKDLDLITHPAWELFDINYYALFRYPNIRHNQRGLPMITGRGCPYRCNFCYRMDKGFRPRRPQSIIDEIKILKERYGITYITFSDELLMSSEARTIELCDQFLKANLGINWYCNGRLNYASGKVLKLMKRAGCVFINYGIEAMDDLALEKMEKQLTTAQIIRGVENTLEAGISPGLNIIFGNLGESRETLMKGVEFLLKYDDMAQIRTIRPVTPYPGSPLYYYAIEKGLLKDCADFYEHKHRNSDLLSVNFTDMTDNEFHASLFEANKMLLENYFKKKFAASVEQFEKMYCHNDTSFRGLRHT